TGAATTACTTTTGGACTTGGAACAGGAGCCCAAGGCTCCTTTcgaggaagatgaagatgaagatgagaagGCTGCGGTTCTTGGTGATTCCCTGCTCTTGAACCAGTCATTTCCTTGCACTGGATGGGGAGAAGCTGAAGAGGACTTAAGAGAAGCCACTGACTTAGCTCGGCATCCCGGATATGGGGATTGTAACCAAGTCGTGGATAACAACAATAATCCTTGGGAACATAATTACGGTCAGAGGAATGAGGCCATGGAAGATAATGGATGGGGAAGTAATCAGAATGATTCATGGGGATGGAATCAGTGGAAAAGTAAGTGTAATGAGTgggagaaaaattataatgagtcGGATAATGTGAAAGGTGAAAGAGCCGGTGGATATGGGGGAATGTGGGATGACAATAGCAGGAGGAAAGAAGTCTCTGATCGGTACATGTCAAGGTATAAAACTTCAAGGTTTCATGGAAATGACTATCAAATGGGTCGTGGGGGGAAAAATGGTAGGGGAAGGAGGACCATAAATTTTGCTTATGAATGACtactcaggaaaaaaaaaaaaactgcctaGCTTTTGCTGCTACACTACGGATTCAGCAGAGCTGGAAATCCATGGAGTTGGGAGAAGTTAATATTGTGAAGCTTTggagtatataatatattgttgagTTTGTTATAATATTCTTGGTTATCTGCATGAAGGATAGCGTGTAATAGCGTGATATACTCTCAGCCAAGTCCTCTCCATGCTCGGTTTAAGCTCTGCATTTTGTAGTTTGTTCGGGAAGATATTGCAGATTTTGAACATGGCTCGTGCCGTTGGGACATGCATTACTACTATGTTAGTTCGATAAACTTGGTTCTCATAAATGCGTTGCGGTGTATGTAAGAATCCTAATGCTGGTGTTGAGTATACTGTATTCGATGATGGTGAGAGAATTTTGAAGTATTGATGGAAGTTCtgaaaatattgagaatattgaGAATGACTATCCTAATGTTCAGAATGTTGTGAATATTTCATTGAAGAGACATGCTACATATACAAgatcacacaaaaataaatctacacgTATAATACgatagatttactttacaataaaaataattttacaatttaacgtattacgtcaaattatattaattttttaatttatttttataaaaaaaatgtagttagagcattgaaataattattctaatgccttttttaatggaatatatttattataatttttaatggaaaattcTCAGATATAAagcttataattaaaaaaaactaagaaactgaaaaagaagaaggaaaaatccCAATTTTCGTACTGGATCATATTTCCAGGACACAGCACAAGCGAAACACATGCGGCTTACCACTCggtagaagagaaaaagagcCTGCCTGATTTTTAAGCCAGAAGTGCCGCATCTCTTTTTCGTTAAAATTCCTTACGAATCCTGAAATCAGAAGCTGTTGCTTAATCCTCGAAAGGTTCGAGCTTCTTCACAAGAGAAACTACCCATTTTCTCTTGGTGATAACACCTCGACTCCGCAAGAGGTACGTCCTCTTTATCTCTTCTTACCAATGTTCACACTTAGAACGAACATTTTTCTACTTTTCTCCCGTTTCAGTTGTGGGTTTCGAAGCTCTGTTTTCTGTTTGGTTAGCGAGAAATTGTGGACACTTTTGGGCTTTTTTCTTAATCTTGTCACTCTTTTCGTTATGATTAACATATCGCAAGAAGAGGGAATGAAGAAATGGTAGTAGAGAACGTTGGAAAATAAATCGTAGGTGGCGTTATTCTCGGGCTGTTATCCGGAACACCACTTGTTTGTTAATTTGCCTGATTGAAATATTAGTTGTTTGTCTACTTTTATGATCTTTATAATGGCTGATGGAATAGACCCATTAAAACCTACAGAAGttgtttaattatattctagatttttaaatgctgaggttgatttttttatGCTTGGGTGTATGTCATTAGAACTGGTTCAAGTGAacgtatatttttattttcctttgtatttttcttcaatGATGGTAAGAAGTCATAACAAATAACGGAGAAATGGAGTTCTGATTTTACTGTATAAGctcctttttttattaaacctttgatttttattttgatttttctgtGACTAGGTACCATGGAAATCGACGAAGAAGTACCTGCATCAACTTCTCCTGAAGAGGTTTCTGATTTGGCCCCTGATGGTCAAACTGTTGTTTCTGCTGTTAACGCTGCTCCAGTCCAACCAATCCAACCAATAGTTCCTCCTGTGGTTGTGCCTCCTACCATTGCTCCCATTCCTCCTCCTGTGCCCCGCCCGTTGGCACCTCTCCCCGTCCGCCCTCCTGTTCTAAGGCCACCTGTTTCACAAAATGGTGAGGTGAGAATGAGTGACTCAGATTCAGACCATGATGACTTGGGCCCAAACCGAACTGCAACTGGTTCAACTGGGGAGTATGAGGTATCAGAAGAGAGCAGATTTATAAGGGAGAGGCAGGAAAAGGCAATTCAAGAGCTTTTGATGAAGCGGCGAGCTAAAGCTCTAGCGGTTCCTACTAATGACATGGCTGTCCGAACACGTCTTCGCAAGCTTGGTGAACCTATGACCCTTtttggagaaagagagatggaaaGACGCGAGAGGTTGCGGTCAATTATGGCAAAACTAGATGCTGAAGGGCAGCTGGAAAAGCTGATGAGAGCTCATGAGGAGGAAGAGGCTGCAGCTTCTGCTCCAAAAGTGGATGCTGAGGAAGAAATTGTTCAGTACCCCTTTTATACTGAAGGCACAAAGTCTCTCTTGGATGCTAGAGTCAACATTGCAAAGTACTCTCTTGTGAGGGCAGCTTTGCGTATTCAACGCGCTCAGAGGAAAAGGGATGATCCAGATGAGGATGTGGATGCTGAGATGGATTGGGCTCTGAAGCAATCAGAGAATTTGGTGCTTGACTGCAGTGAGATTGGGGATGACCGGCCACTTTGTGGTTGTTCATTTTCACGGGATGGAAAACTGCTTGCTacgaggtctctctctctctctctctctccccaaaaaaaatgCCCCAAAAAACATTTGTTTTGTCCTTTCTGGTCAAAGTGTTGAATTTTAAGGGACCTAATCTCCCTCCTCATTCCTAATTAAGTTTCAATTGGCAGCCTAGTGCAGAAACTTGTATGTGTCTGTAATGCAAATCTGGTGAATTTCGAGAACTTTCTTGTTGGTTAACACTTTATTGCCACTTCTGCTGTTTAACTTATTATGATTGGTTTAAAAGAGTACATGATATCAAGTCCTCAGTATTAGCCCTCCCCTTTCATAGGGTATAGGAATTAACACTAGTTGAGGAATGTCATAAAATAATCTCCATTGCAAACTTCTAATTAGGTGTTTGGTTAGCagtgaaatatattatatggatgCCCTTATATTATGGTATCAGAAGactttttttatcagtaaaaaagaaactttattaatgacaataagcatagcccaagtacacaggacatatacaTGATATCAGAAAATTTTATGTGCTACCAACTAAAATGGTACATAAAACTAATGAGATTCCTCACATTGCTGCTTCTGTCAGCTCTTTAAGTGGAGTTGGTAAGTTGTGGAGCATGCCTCAAGTGAAAAAGGTGTCTACGTTGAAGGGACACACAGAGCGTGCTACTGATGTTGCATTCTCTCCTGTGCATGACCATCTTGCTACTGCCTCTGCTGACCGGACTGCAAAGTTGTGGAACACTGAAGGATCTCTCTTGAGGACATTTGAGGGCCATCTGGACCGTCTTGCACGCATTTCTTTCCATCCATCAGGGAAGTACTTGGGCACTGCTAGCTTTGATAAGACATGGAGATTATGGGATGTAGATACTGGTGAGGAGTTGCTTCTTCAAGAAGGTCACAGTAGGAGCGTCTATGGGATAGCATTCCACCACGATGGATCATTAGCAGCATCTTGTGGACTTGATGCACTTGCTCGTGTTTGGGACCTTCGAACAGGCAGAAGTATTCTCGCCTTAGAAGGCCACGTCAAGCCAGTGAGACTTGAAACTCATCTTCTTTTTTACTGTTTTTCCTTGTTTAGCCCCGGCAAGAAAGGGAGGGGTGTGGGTGGGTTgcagtgttatatatatataagtactgtACATGCATGTTTAACTGACTCAATTATATGCAACCTTAATCTACTTTTTCAGGTTCTGGGAATTAGCTTCTCTCCCAATGGCTACCATTTAGCGACTGGGGGTGAAGACAATACCTGTCGAGTCTGGGATCTGAGAAAGAAGAAGTCTTTGTATACAATCCCAGCGCATTCCAACCTAATTTCTGAAGTAAAATTTGAGCCTCAGGAAGGATATTTCTTGGTAACTGCTTCCTATGATATGACAGCTAAGGTGCAGTTCCTTTCTGATCACCATGATTCATATGTGCAAATTGAAGCTTAAccttttatttgtatttcttttttccgGTTCCTATGCCGTTTACTTATCATTTCATCCTGGgtgtatattttttagatttggtCAGCTCGGGATTTTAAGCCTGTGAAGACACTTGCTGGACATGAAGCGAAAGTCACATCTCTAGATGTTGTTGGAGGTAAGTTCCTAACTGTAGAATGTTAAGCATATGCCAAGATTCTGTTTTCTTTTCCCATTTTCACTTGTTTAAGGATCTGAAGACATTGATAAATGGAGGGAAGTGGAGGTGCCCTCCCCCTCCAATTGCCTTATATCTTCTAGTATTTGGGTAGCtttattttcaatgtattcATGTTTTACACTTGCATATTATATCTAGCATTGTtgtcatcatattttataatctaaaatactACAGGTCATACTTTTTGTGGGCTTAGTTTATTCTACAAAATGGTaggttttcaaaaaaattaatgtacCATGTCAGCTTAAGTTATTTAATCATTTCCTGGGTTTACCTGTGACAACGAGGTAGGGTATTTTCACGTGCTGGGTTAGTCTCCCTTATTGGTGATGATACGTtgttattgaaaaagaaaaatgctcgGATTATCCCCAAGTATATTTATTGTTCtatcaaaaaagtaaatttCCTGCATTTAAATGCAGCTTTGTTGATGGTTTCGTTACTTTCAGTAACATTTGAATAACAATTAGTCATTCAAATCAGAGTAACATAGCTGTATCATCTATGG
This genomic interval from Juglans regia cultivar Chandler chromosome 3, Walnut 2.0, whole genome shotgun sequence contains the following:
- the LOC109005242 gene encoding uncharacterized protein LOC109005242 isoform X2, with amino-acid sequence MGRWRKQQGGVHHKETQGTRSQNWKPPVDTWQSSVPPWEKKFCTLIGSVPWRKLLETKKCMYLYDNVVQWNDSAGAEAFHNAKFRFWAEINGLPCDISLPDPDMYIEEVDWNSDIDPELLLDLEQEPKAPFEEDEDEDEKAAVLGDSLLLNQSFPCTGWGEAEEDLREATDLARHPGYGDCNQVVDNNNNPWEHNYGQRNEAMEDNGWGSNQNDSWGWNQWKSKCNEWEKNYNESDNVKGERAGGYGGMWDDNSRRKEVSDRYMSRYKTSRFHGNDYQMGRGGKNGRGRRTINFAYE
- the LOC109005239 gene encoding U4/U6 small nuclear ribonucleoprotein PRP4-like protein, whose protein sequence is MEIDEEVPASTSPEEVSDLAPDGQTVVSAVNAAPVQPIQPIVPPVVVPPTIAPIPPPVPRPLAPLPVRPPVLRPPVSQNGEVRMSDSDSDHDDLGPNRTATGSTGEYEVSEESRFIRERQEKAIQELLMKRRAKALAVPTNDMAVRTRLRKLGEPMTLFGEREMERRERLRSIMAKLDAEGQLEKLMRAHEEEEAAASAPKVDAEEEIVQYPFYTEGTKSLLDARVNIAKYSLVRAALRIQRAQRKRDDPDEDVDAEMDWALKQSENLVLDCSEIGDDRPLCGCSFSRDGKLLATSSLSGVGKLWSMPQVKKVSTLKGHTERATDVAFSPVHDHLATASADRTAKLWNTEGSLLRTFEGHLDRLARISFHPSGKYLGTASFDKTWRLWDVDTGEELLLQEGHSRSVYGIAFHHDGSLAASCGLDALARVWDLRTGRSILALEGHVKPVLGISFSPNGYHLATGGEDNTCRVWDLRKKKSLYTIPAHSNLISEVKFEPQEGYFLVTASYDMTAKIWSARDFKPVKTLAGHEAKVTSLDVVGDGRYIATVSHDRTIKLWSSSSNEKEHAMDVD